tacacgacggtcaactacatgtttagtcttggatcaggagtaatatcatggtgcagcaagagacaaccaacagtatccttgtcaagcactgaagcagaatatcgatcggcatcgtcagcaacacaagaaatgacatggttgaaacaactaatggaagatcttcatcaatcaacagactatcaagtagagcttttctgcgataacctatcagctatacgtctagcagagaatccagtctttcaagcaagaacaaaacatatagaagtacactatcactatgttcgcgagaaggtccttgaaggggagatcaagatggtgccaacaaagacagatgaacaggttgcagatatattcaccaagagcctaagtaaaccgaagtttacaaaattcagagaagcacttggaatggtctgcaagacatcgttggaagaaaatttgcattgagggggagtgttaaaatacaatgcaaatttagaataatatggaattagtaaatgtatatgggtaaaatatctagatattaatatgtataagaaaatatctggatattagaatatgagagaaaaatctagaaattgaaatgtaaaagaaaaatctagatatttgtaggttgtagaaatatctagatatttatatatccatggaaatatctaggttctagaatgttccatggagtagtataaatatgggaggagatttcatttgtggtGTGTGAAGTTGTGAAAAGGTGTGAAGTAAGGTGTGAAAAGGTGTGAAGTAAGGTGTGAaataagaagagtgtgagttagagagAGCTTATAAGTAGAGAAAAGAAAACTTATAAGTAAGTAATACTgtaattatatttttgtattaataaaagtgttctttgttaagtttcccggtcaagccttagtttgtgtttaagttcttagtgcacttttgttgttcttattatatggtcggctctgccgcctaagtaatacatggtcggttataccgcctaaagatatatggtcgacactgtcgcctaagtacattgtgcactaaggatttataaaattaaaggctaaccaacgtcaaagtgttggtgtagtgagtctagtatagtctagatcctcaatagtgggtgtgttgggctcgtcgaagtttCCAACAGTAGCTGATGTAACCCCCATATCTTTTGGGGTATTAGGCAGGCTGCGCGACAAGAGCTCATTTATCTTGTGAAGTGGTTAAGTTCAAGTGAAACACCGCATGCTTTCATTGAGGTAATTTATAACATTTGATGATCAGGTAATATACATACGTAGGGGAGGCTACTGGTAATATACATGCTTTCTTTGTCTAAAGGGAACTGATTTATATAAATACGGGTTGTGATGATGAATTTCTGTTATTCTGAGTTAACTGATCAAACTTTGAAATACGTTGTATGGCATAATTTTATGTTGTATATTGATTATCATCTTGTTTAACCCGTTGACTAGTGTATTGCTGAGCCCGTTTATCTATATCTTGTATCTAAAGATCAGTATGTAAATTAGATGGACAGCTCATGGGTATTAATAGCATGTTCAGTTTTGTCATATTTGTACCGACATCTTTTTACTTATCATTGCCTCATACGTTCTTTTAAGAAAATTGTTTTCATTGATATATAGGGTTGTGGATTTTGTAGATTGAGCGTTCATGGCTTGAACTGTTGTGctgttatatttttttaaaatagagCAAATTGGTTGGTGTTTGTTTGACAATCAAAGGACTTTAGATCTAGCAACCATGAGGAATTGTGAATTCAAGTCACCCTTGTGACAATGTCCACATACTGTGATATGGTCCAGTGGTTGGTGgcatgcctcctttaggggaggtcaggagttcgaccccgttAGCTACATTttaaaaaacacaatttcatccctgccatgaagtattcACCCATGGCACATTTCCCATATCATTTGGGGGGTGGGGGGAGTTTTACTTGGTCGTGCCTTTGGATCATTTGGATCttgcaagatttttttttttttttagaatgaaGCATGATGGTGTTACATACCAGGTGGTAAGAACAATTATAGTGTTGGTCACtaataaaactttagaaatttggtTCTTATTTGCAGGGAAAGGTGCAAATGCAGTGCCATGTTGATGACTGTATGATCAAAGGGTTTGGAGAATACTTTTGTGTAGGTGATAATAAATTACAACGGgttggtggtttagtccccctcggatgATCCCAATCTCTgtcccaaaaaaaataaaaaaaattacaacgGGTTGGTCAGATACCAATGCAGGTTCAAAATAGGTCATTCTGGTACACAATCAAAGTGTAATGTCTACTAGGAACAATTTTAGTCTAAATACCAATGCCAATTACTGTGAAATATGATTAGAAAAACTGTACAATTTATTAGAAGTAATACTTAGACCCTCTTTAACGCGCCTGGCATACACCCTATGTGCACCCAACACGCCGGAAGCACGCTGCTAATGCGGCGTGCTGGTGGTTTGAGGTGACGGTGTGCTGGAACCAGCACCGAAAAGATGAAGGCGTGCAAGGGTGAATTTGGCGACGTGGAGGCTTGTGGTTGGAGGGATGGCAAcggatatataaatatatgtaaatgaAATCGTTTCGCATTTCGCATCTTAGTTTTCAGTTTTCAAAATCGtgtttcatttttatatttttgttttatgtTTTAGTTTTCAATTTTTAGTTTTGAGTTTCAGTTATTAGTTTCATGTTTTGCATTTCAGTTTTTAGTTTCGCGTTCAGTAATGTAGAACGTAAATGAAATCATGATGAAGTTGGAGAATTTGGATGAAATTGAAACGagagttagaaattataaaaatagaAGAAAAGATAGATGAAGTGTATAAAATTTGTGTTTGAAAGTGTTTTTATAGATgaaattttataattttattattattaaatattaaatattgtaTTTATTTAATAGTATTCTCGTTGAAATTTTGATACCCTCGAATCATACTGAGCCACGTCGTCCAAAAACACCAACACGCAAACTTGAACCAGTGCCTGGAGCCAGCACAAAAACGACCGACACCCAGTGGCACGCCGCACTATAGGCATGCCGCCGCCGTGCTGGATCAAAGACGAAAACGCACGATTAAAATAGTCTAAGAGCACTCGGTATCCGTACAAAAATCGACCGTCCCCCTAAAATCGACGCCGGGATCGACGGTCGGTCGACACCGGCACGGCGTCGACCTCGCCATCGATTTCCAGCCTCCCAAATTCGACGGTGGCTTTTTGACCGTtggagggtttttttttttttttttgaatttgttTCTTTTTTCTTCTTGTTAATTTTGGTACTCgtatttttaatctatttttttttCAAGTTGAAGCTCTACTGCTGCTGCTGTTGACATTAAAGGTGAAGAAGAAGATATTTAGGTTTTTGTAAAAGTTGGGCTTATTTTGTTTTACATGGGCCAAACCATTTTTaatttactccgtaatatttttatcataaatattaaaacgtatttaattaattattttgtttttatattaaattagttaaatacaatatttaaaaatcaatttaaaaaataaaaaataaaaaatggacactgaaattgacactaaaatggacactgtggacacctccaccttacacactgtcagtcaatttcagtgtcaaaaatggacactgaaattaACACTGAAAAATGGACACGGACACCTTGTGCTCTAATAGTGGAGAGATTAGAATAACACGGTTGTATAAATGAGCTCGACCCACTAAATTTAGAATAGGGTTTAAAAAAGTTTTGATCCAACTCGATTGTATGAAATGGGCTTGGCACATAAGGTTTAGATTAGGGTTTAGAATGATTTTGTAGTGTAATGTAATATAAATAGTTCAGTCATAAAGTAACAATAAAATCTCCTCAATATTCGTTCCAGATACTCTCTTGCGAATCCCGTGACATTCGAAGGTGGTTAGTtcatttaattttaaattaattaaatttgTGTTTTCGTTGTCTCCGTGTGTTTATTTGTGCTGATTTTGTTGTATATAAAATTACGGATGTATGTGGGCTGTGCGTCTTATTGATGAACATCTGCAAGCTGTTCGTAATGCGATACTGATAATAtcattaaattaaggagaaattttacATCTGTGCTTTAATTTACACAGCTAGTCGTTTTTTGTGTGTTTTTTTGGAGCTAGGTTTTTTATGATTCGAGATTTGTTTTTAGGTTTTGATGTAGAtttttttttttctggaatttttaaaTTGTGTGTTTGGTGGTGTTGATTTTTAAAATGATTCTGCATGTCTACGTTTTATTTGTAATTTTTGTGTGTGTGAGAATCACTTTTTAATTGCATTTTGATCCATGTTGTTGGTTGTATGTGTGTTTTGATAGAATCACACCATTTCATTCATTTGTTGTTTGTTTTTTAGTAGTTAAATAGTTTTGTGTTTTCAACTTTTCATTGATATTTCATGAAGTTAATGTATGTTTAAAGAtgttaatgattttttttttttttttttttcaggttgTGTGCAGAGTAGGTAGCATTTACACTCCAAATTCACGACTGCTGTTTTCGGTAAAATATCTTGTTGTTATTGACTTTGAGTGTTTTTTCTCCGTTATAACTTCTTTTTCTGATTTCTATTTTATGTGTGCTATGTTATTGCAAATCTGTTTGTTATATATCTATTTGGTTCTGTTTGTTTTAGATTTATAGTCTTATATAATAGGATAATAGGATGCTCAGTAAGTTGGTAGTGTTGATTTGAGTTTTAAATCTGTTAATTTATCTGGCTAATGTctaataaacagttttaaatacacattgctatGTCAAAAAATAAAGTGACTACCTGATCAGTTTaatgttttgtttaataatttGTTCATCTTGTTTTTGTTGTTTGCAATATTTATAGTTTTGTGGTTGTTGAATGATATACTGTTATTTTCTctctaagttatatatatatatatatatatgctagtaATGTATGAACAGAGTTTCTCATTGTTAGTTAGtattatgtattttatatttattactCTGTATTAATGTTGAAGCGTTTGTAGAGATTAGAATATTAATTTTGGTCCAAGTCAATTGTATAAAAGGGGCTCGGCTCATTAGGTTCAAATTAGTGTTTAGAATGTATTATGTAATTTAGGTATAAATAGCTCAGTAATATAGTAGTAATACGgagtataataataaaatatacgtTACCCGTTTACAATATTCTACAGTTGTCTTCATCAATTTGCTATGGACGGTGATCGTGCTTTGACTGGCGATTCAAGCAATACTGGAGGAGCAACAGGTAATTTTACTTATGTCTGTAACTTTatgagtcttattattattattattattattattattattattattattattattattattattattatccagatCCAGATGTGTATATATCGTTGTGTATTTGTTAATTATAAACCTTGTATAGATTGATTAatggttttaaattgaataacagtGATGACTCCAGAAGAATTGTATGCTGCCTTACTCCCCGAACTAAAAGAAAAGGGTATTTTCAATGTGTTTGTTCATGTACAGTCTTCACAAGCAGAGTTCGACATTAAGACTGACCTCTATGCATCTGTTGAATCATTTAAGTCTCTTGTCGAAGACAAGTTTGAAATACCTACAGCCCGACAATGTCTGATTTATAATGGATCAATTATGGAGGACAATCGAACTCTTGAGAGCTACGGTATTAATTACTACTCCCAATttgttttattattataatttatttattttataactcatataaaatatatacatataaataaatgtaatactaTGATTTATTATAAACTTGATAGTTAAATTAATTGTGCAAATGTGTTATTTTATCTGGCTGGCTACAGGGGTAGGGGGAGGACAGAATGTTTACCTGATTGTTCTTGGGGGCCCTTTCCGAAATCAGGCAGCTAACCCCCCCAGAACAGCTAACCATAGAATTGCTAGACTCGCTGAATACTCTCTACACTCGGGTGCTTCTCCTGCTCATATAATACAAGGCATGTATGATTCAGATCCTTTTTATAGAGAGATGATGAAAAGTCCCGCCTTATTTCGTCGATTCTGTTCACCCACGCCCATGACCGAGGAGGTAAATCCTTATTTTTACCTTTTTACTTTTGTTTTATTTTCTTAACTTTAACATGATGTTTATTGCTATTACAGGAAATGTTGGAAATACACCTATCTCTTGCATCGGGAGTCCGTCAGCAACAAACCACAGGGTAAACCACCTTATtcgtcattcttttttttttttttattcttttgcAAAAAAACTCTATTATAGTATCAGATAAACAGTAAACAAAGATACAAACATAGGCACGGGTTTATTGACGTGCCCTTAAAGAACAAACAACGTTGATTCAACCCGAAACAAAAATCACCCAAAACAACATGACCCAACATAATAAAGGCCAAAACATCTATTACTCGACTTCAGTTATAGTATAGCACTATAGCGTTTGATTTTCTCATCCCATACCCCATATTCCTGCAGCTTTGACCACATCTTTGCTTTGTTCGACTTTAAAAGTCATCAATTTCATTTTAACATAATAATTTTGAATAAGTAGACCTCTTCCTTTCTCTAAATACTCTGAAATTCATTTCTTGCCTTATAAAATAGACCATGGCTGCAATCACCATTCTATTAGTGACATTCCAAATGTTTATAATGAATGGGTATCGAACGAGCttgctaataatatatatatatttttttttttggacatCAGTTTGGTGCTAATAATATTTTCTTCTTTTTTTTGGACATCAGTTTGGTGCTAATAATATTTTCTAATCATCTTCTAGACCTCTTAATAGAATCTTCTCTTATATTACCCCTAGACCACTCTAAATTGATTCTTTTGTTTCTCCACCAGTTGACTTTTGCTTTGACTTTGTCCAGTAAACTTTTACTATCACTGTTCAGATTAGCATTACTGGGATCATTATTcacctctctttttttttttaactatcatTGACTCTTGTCTTTGATGATGATATTATGAAGTATATAAATTGGGTTTAGTTTATGCTGATATGACTTTGCCGTTTTTGTATGCAGGAATGCACGTCAAACTGGAGGAGCAACAGGTAATGTTACAGCACCAAACAATTGAAATGGTTACATAATAACCGTATCCCTATTCATttaattgtatttatttattacCTTTAAACTAATAGTATATGTTGTTGCGATCGTAATAAATGACAGGAGGCACTCGCAGGAACCGCAGCCGCAGGTGATGTTGATGAGCACAGCTATTAGTGTAATTAATTAATACTTGGTGGTGGTGTCCAAGGATGACTTCGTTTATTAACTTTTATCTTTT
The window above is part of the Rutidosis leptorrhynchoides isolate AG116_Rl617_1_P2 chromosome 1, CSIRO_AGI_Rlap_v1, whole genome shotgun sequence genome. Proteins encoded here:
- the LOC139886117 gene encoding uncharacterized protein, with protein sequence MDGDRALTGDSSNTGGATVMTPEELYAALLPELKEKGIFNVFVHVQSSQAEFDIKTDLYASVESFKSLVEDKFEIPTARQCLIYNGSIMEDNRTLESYGVGGGQNVYLIVLGGPFRNQAANPPRTANHRIARLAEYSLHSGASPAHIIQGMYDSDPFYREMMKSPALFRRFCSPTPMTEEEMLEIHLSLASGVRQQQTTGNARQTGGATGGTRRNRSRR